A genomic region of Methanobacterium sp. SMA-27 contains the following coding sequences:
- a CDS encoding threonine--tRNA ligase, with amino-acid sequence MRILLIHSDYLKYKTKSKTRIAEEIKDNKKEGVYENALVVFTAVEKEDEVDMETVVENAINEINDVFGKVGAKTVAIYPYAHLSSSLSTPDAAKKILTNMEIGLEKLGLNVKRVPFGWYKSFEISCKGHPLSELSRTITAEKVDKEVSDDDKKSESEKSVFYILTEGEIIDVDEFNYEENDLKKLVDYELGRLESSGEEPPHVKLMREKKLADYEPSADIGHLRWYPKGRLIRDLLSDYVYNLVTERGAMPVETPIMYDLSDDAIRVHAEKFGERQYRMGTKNKQLMLRYACCFGAFRILSDSFLTWKNLPIGIYELSTYSFRLEKKGEVVGLKRLRGFTMPDLHTVCADINQSMKEFDGQIAMCKQTGIDLGVNYEVIMRATKSFLEENKDWVYSASDKIGKPVLLEILPERKHYWTAKMDFAAIDYLGRPIENPTIQIDVESGERFGITYINQDEEEINPIIIHCSPTGSIERVICSLLEKSAVDKKERPPMLPIWLTPTQVRIIPIAERHIERSEELAKQIRDQNIRVDIDDRHETVGKKIRNAGGEWAPYVIVIGDRELEGGALTVNIRETNKKILMEIDDLVNKIHEETVGMPFRKLPLPIKLANRVSF; translated from the coding sequence ATGAGAATACTTTTAATTCACTCTGATTATTTGAAATATAAAACAAAGTCTAAAACCAGGATAGCAGAAGAAATAAAAGATAACAAAAAAGAAGGAGTTTATGAAAATGCCTTAGTTGTCTTCACAGCAGTAGAAAAGGAAGACGAAGTAGATATGGAAACAGTGGTAGAAAATGCCATTAATGAAATAAATGATGTATTTGGAAAGGTAGGCGCGAAAACTGTGGCCATATATCCATATGCACATTTAAGTTCATCTTTAAGTACTCCAGATGCAGCAAAAAAAATACTTACTAATATGGAAATTGGGCTGGAAAAATTGGGCTTGAATGTCAAGAGGGTTCCATTTGGATGGTACAAATCATTTGAAATATCTTGCAAGGGTCATCCTCTTTCAGAACTTTCAAGAACCATAACTGCTGAAAAAGTAGATAAGGAAGTATCTGATGATGATAAAAAATCTGAATCTGAAAAATCTGTATTCTACATTCTTACGGAAGGTGAAATCATTGATGTTGATGAATTCAACTATGAAGAAAATGATCTTAAAAAACTCGTTGATTACGAACTTGGAAGATTGGAATCATCAGGTGAAGAACCTCCACATGTAAAACTAATGAGGGAAAAGAAATTAGCGGACTATGAGCCTTCTGCTGATATTGGTCATCTGAGATGGTATCCTAAGGGCAGACTTATAAGGGATCTTCTATCTGATTATGTTTATAATTTAGTTACTGAAAGGGGAGCAATGCCTGTTGAAACTCCCATAATGTACGATCTATCAGATGATGCAATAAGGGTACATGCTGAAAAGTTTGGGGAGCGCCAATACCGTATGGGTACCAAAAATAAACAACTTATGCTCAGATATGCATGTTGTTTTGGGGCTTTCAGAATACTTTCAGATTCGTTCTTAACGTGGAAAAACCTACCAATTGGCATTTACGAACTTTCAACCTACAGTTTCCGTTTAGAGAAAAAGGGAGAAGTTGTTGGTCTTAAAAGACTTCGAGGATTTACAATGCCCGACCTACATACAGTTTGCGCAGATATAAACCAGTCAATGAAAGAATTTGATGGCCAGATAGCAATGTGCAAACAGACCGGGATTGATCTTGGTGTGAATTACGAGGTTATTATGCGGGCAACAAAGAGCTTTTTAGAAGAAAATAAGGATTGGGTTTATTCTGCTTCAGATAAAATTGGTAAACCTGTGTTACTCGAAATTTTACCAGAGAGAAAACATTATTGGACTGCTAAAATGGACTTTGCAGCTATTGATTATCTTGGAAGGCCTATTGAAAATCCTACAATTCAGATCGACGTGGAAAGTGGGGAAAGATTCGGAATTACTTATATCAATCAAGATGAAGAAGAAATAAATCCAATTATAATCCACTGCAGTCCTACAGGAAGTATTGAAAGGGTTATATGCAGTTTACTAGAGAAAAGTGCAGTTGATAAAAAGGAAAGACCTCCAATGTTACCAATATGGCTTACACCTACGCAAGTAAGAATAATTCCCATAGCTGAAAGGCATATTGAGAGATCTGAAGAACTAGCTAAACAGATAAGAGACCAAAACATAAGGGTTGATATTGACGACAGACACGAAACTGTTGGTAAAAAAATTAGAAATGCAGGAGGAGAATGGGCTCCATATGTAATTGTCATAGGCGACAGAGAACTTGAAGGAGGCGCACTGACAGTTAATATCCGTGAAACTAATAAAAAGATCTTAATGGAAATTGATGATCTTGTTAATAAAATTCATGAA